From the genome of Spirosomataceae bacterium TFI 002, one region includes:
- a CDS encoding putative redox protein has product MEVKLKRVDDAFHLEAVGVSGVSVQIDASESVGGKNLGSRPMELLLMGLGGCTSIDVILILQKQKQVIEDYEVIVSGEREVIPGTQMTPFKKINIHFVVKGQVDEKKLERAIMLSMEKYCSATAQFNNSAEITHSYEVKA; this is encoded by the coding sequence ATGGAAGTTAAATTAAAGAGGGTAGATGATGCATTCCACTTGGAAGCTGTGGGAGTATCAGGAGTTTCGGTTCAAATAGACGCATCTGAGTCTGTAGGAGGAAAGAACTTAGGTTCTCGTCCTATGGAGCTTTTACTCATGGGGCTAGGAGGTTGTACTTCTATAGATGTTATTTTAATCCTTCAGAAGCAAAAGCAAGTAATTGAGGATTATGAAGTAATCGTTTCGGGAGAAAGAGAAGTCATACCTGGAACTCAAATGACTCCTTTCAAAAAGATAAATATACATTTTGTTGTAAAGGGACAAGTTGACGAGAAAAAACTCGAAAGAGCGATAATGCTTTCAATGGAGAAGTATTGCTCAGCCACCGCTCAATTTAACAACTCAGCAGAAATTACTCATTCATACGAAGTAAAAGCATAA
- a CDS encoding 2-amino-4-hydroxy-6-hydroxymethyldihydropteridinediphosphokinase, which produces MNQVYLGLGSNLGDRAVFLQSAIDELQSLGNVTKRSKIIETAAWGITDVPSYLNMAVLLETEILPLALISKILQIETKLGRQRGQKWGSRVIDIDILFFNNWILNTEGLNIPHPFIVERMFVLDPLLELDEQLIHPILLKSIGQLHKELQNETTA; this is translated from the coding sequence TTGAATCAAGTTTATCTAGGCCTTGGCAGTAACCTTGGTGATAGAGCAGTTTTCTTACAAAGTGCTATTGATGAGTTACAGTCACTAGGCAATGTTACCAAAAGATCTAAAATTATAGAAACTGCTGCATGGGGAATCACTGATGTGCCGTCCTATCTTAACATGGCTGTTCTTCTCGAAACAGAAATACTGCCATTGGCTCTGATCTCCAAAATATTGCAAATTGAAACAAAGCTAGGTAGACAAAGGGGTCAAAAGTGGGGAAGTAGAGTAATAGATATCGATATTCTATTTTTCAACAATTGGATTTTAAATACAGAAGGATTAAACATTCCACATCCATTTATCGTTGAAAGAATGTTCGTTCTTGATCCATTATTGGAACTCGATGAACAACTTATCCATCCTATTTTATTAAAATCCATAGGACAACTTCACAAAGAATTACAAAATGAAACTACTGCTTAG
- a CDS encoding Uncharacterized conserved protein, DUF2141 family, with the protein MKLLLSLFFLFSSYTSSETVKIELVGFKNDKGKAYVRIRDVNDKVISQKIISIKDKKASITIDSNGVNSVAVDAYHDENGNGKMDFNLFGAPTEAWGVSSENRPMLRAPTLEEILVPVKKGSVVIVKMK; encoded by the coding sequence ATGAAACTACTGCTTAGCTTATTTTTTCTCTTTAGCTCATACACTTCATCTGAAACAGTAAAAATTGAACTTGTTGGATTCAAGAATGACAAGGGAAAGGCATATGTAAGAATTCGAGATGTAAATGATAAGGTAATAAGTCAGAAAATTATCTCTATCAAAGACAAAAAGGCTAGCATAACGATTGATTCCAATGGAGTAAACTCAGTAGCAGTTGATGCGTACCACGACGAAAATGGCAATGGCAAAATGGATTTCAACTTATTCGGTGCCCCTACAGAAGCATGGGGAGTTTCTTCGGAAAATCGTCCAATGCTAAGAGCCCCTACTTTAGAAGAAATTCTAGTTCCCGTTAAGAAAGGTTCTGTAGTGATTGTTAAAATGAAGTAA
- a CDS encoding O-succinylhomoserine sulfhydrylase, producing the protein MKEVTKAIRIQTERTQHGEHSTPMFLTSSFCFEDAAHGQDLFTNKVEGNIYSRYSNPTVQEFIDKVCMLEKCEVGFAFASGMAAVFAGFAGHLQSGDHLISSQALFGSAHQIITQILPKWGIEYTYLPSDASEAEWEQAVKPNTKMVYLETPSNPGLELVDMEMIGRITKKHDLIYFVDNCFATPIIQKPVDFGADLIVHSATKFMDGQGRVLGGVIVGTPERMEPVTFFCRHTGPAMSPFNAWLLTKSLETLDLRMERHCSNAEKLALALKGVKGVNNVRYPFLKDHPQYELAKKQMKNGGALVTFELEGGFERIVKFTQLLTIPSKTSNLGDTRTTITNPNTTTHSKVSQELKDKLNITEGMMRVSVGLEDIDDLVEDFTQAILKSA; encoded by the coding sequence ATGAAAGAAGTTACCAAAGCGATTCGAATTCAAACCGAACGGACTCAACATGGAGAGCATTCTACTCCAATGTTTCTAACAAGTAGTTTTTGTTTCGAAGACGCAGCTCATGGTCAAGATCTATTTACCAATAAAGTAGAAGGAAATATATACTCTAGGTATTCTAACCCTACTGTGCAGGAGTTTATTGACAAGGTATGTATGTTAGAGAAATGCGAAGTGGGTTTTGCCTTCGCTTCTGGTATGGCAGCTGTCTTTGCTGGCTTTGCTGGGCATTTACAATCAGGTGATCATTTGATTTCATCTCAAGCACTCTTTGGTTCTGCTCATCAGATTATAACTCAAATTCTTCCAAAATGGGGAATTGAATATACCTACTTGCCTTCTGATGCTTCTGAAGCTGAATGGGAACAGGCGGTAAAGCCAAATACCAAAATGGTATATCTGGAAACCCCATCAAATCCTGGATTAGAATTGGTAGACATGGAAATGATAGGTAGAATCACTAAAAAGCATGATTTGATCTATTTTGTAGACAACTGTTTTGCAACTCCTATCATTCAAAAACCTGTGGATTTTGGTGCCGATCTAATTGTACATTCAGCTACAAAGTTCATGGATGGACAAGGAAGAGTACTTGGCGGTGTGATCGTTGGTACTCCAGAACGAATGGAGCCAGTAACTTTTTTCTGTCGTCATACTGGACCTGCAATGTCTCCTTTCAATGCGTGGCTTTTAACTAAAAGCTTAGAAACATTGGACTTAAGAATGGAAAGGCATTGTTCTAATGCAGAGAAGCTAGCTTTGGCTTTAAAAGGTGTTAAAGGAGTGAATAATGTGAGATATCCATTTTTGAAAGATCATCCTCAATACGAGCTTGCAAAAAAACAAATGAAAAATGGAGGAGCCCTTGTTACTTTTGAGCTCGAAGGAGGATTCGAAAGAATTGTGAAATTTACACAGTTGTTAACAATTCCTTCCAAAACCTCTAACCTAGGTGACACAAGGACAACGATTACAAATCCGAATACAACTACGCACAGCAAAGTTTCACAGGAACTTAAAGACAAGCTCAACATAACTGAAGGAATGATGAGGGTTTCGGTTGGACTTGAAGATATAGATGACTTAGTAGAGGACTTTACACAAGCAATATTAAAATCGGCCTAA
- a CDS encoding putative glycerol-1-phosphate prenyltransferase encodes MSNSILSELILRKNKGIKSLAVLIDPDKVILDQLDELIMNMVSARVDFILVGGSLISSDLMETVIQRLKPVEIPVILFPGNHAHIYPEADGILYLSLISGRNADFLIGQHVLSAPLLKKSKLEVLPTGYILVDGGKQTTVSYISNTNPVPHDKPDVAAATAMAGELLGLQLTYLDCGSGAQKPVSNTMIEVVSKSVDHPIIVGGGIRTSQKAKEIFCAGADLIVVGTAFEENPDLLFEMSETRDLCNELVTKN; translated from the coding sequence ATGAGCAATAGTATACTTTCTGAGCTTATTCTACGAAAAAACAAAGGAATCAAAAGCCTTGCCGTCTTAATTGATCCTGACAAGGTGATTTTAGATCAGCTGGACGAGCTTATTATGAATATGGTTTCAGCACGGGTTGATTTCATATTGGTTGGTGGAAGCCTCATTTCTTCAGACCTCATGGAAACGGTGATCCAAAGATTAAAACCTGTAGAAATACCAGTTATCCTGTTCCCTGGCAATCATGCCCACATTTATCCAGAAGCAGACGGTATACTTTACTTGTCACTTATTTCGGGTAGAAATGCAGATTTCTTAATCGGCCAACACGTGCTTAGTGCTCCATTGCTTAAGAAAAGTAAGCTTGAAGTTTTACCTACTGGCTATATTCTAGTAGATGGAGGCAAACAGACGACGGTTTCTTACATTAGCAATACCAACCCAGTTCCTCACGATAAGCCAGATGTTGCCGCTGCTACAGCAATGGCAGGAGAACTACTAGGCCTCCAATTGACTTACTTGGATTGTGGAAGTGGGGCTCAAAAACCTGTTTCAAACACAATGATAGAGGTGGTTAGCAAAAGTGTAGACCATCCAATTATTGTAGGCGGCGGAATAAGAACATCCCAAAAAGCCAAAGAGATCTTTTGTGCTGGAGCTGATCTGATTGTTGTGGGTACAGCCTTTGAAGAAAACCCAGATTTACTTTTTGAAATGTCTGAAACTCGAGATTTGTGCAACGAACTTGTAACAAAAAATTGA
- a CDS encoding thymidylate synthase encodes MKQYHDLLKHILENGTEKTDRTGTGTKSVFGYQMRFNLKEGFPLVTTKKIHLRSIIHELLWFINGDTNIAYLKDNKVSIWDEWADKNGDLGPVYGKQWRSWPSANGESIDQLKVVLEQIKNSPDSRRIIISAWNVGELSKMALMPCHALFQFYVADNKLSCQLYQRSADVFLGVPFNIASYALLTHMIAQECGLEVGDFVWTGGDTHIYSNHMEQVDKQLARDFRPLPQLKLNPDVKSLFDFKYEDIEILNYDPHPGIKAPVAV; translated from the coding sequence ATGAAACAGTATCACGACCTATTGAAGCACATTTTAGAAAATGGAACCGAAAAAACTGACCGTACTGGAACAGGTACAAAGAGCGTTTTTGGTTATCAAATGAGATTCAATCTTAAGGAAGGTTTTCCATTAGTTACAACTAAGAAAATTCACCTAAGGTCAATCATTCATGAGCTATTGTGGTTTATAAATGGCGATACTAATATTGCTTATTTAAAAGACAATAAAGTGTCTATTTGGGACGAATGGGCGGATAAAAACGGGGATTTGGGTCCTGTATATGGTAAACAGTGGAGGTCTTGGCCTAGTGCAAATGGAGAGAGTATTGATCAGCTTAAAGTAGTTTTAGAGCAAATAAAAAATAGTCCAGATTCCCGTAGAATTATTATTTCGGCGTGGAATGTAGGCGAACTGAGCAAAATGGCCTTAATGCCGTGTCATGCTTTGTTTCAATTTTATGTAGCGGACAACAAATTGTCTTGTCAGTTATATCAGCGAAGTGCTGATGTGTTTTTGGGTGTTCCTTTCAATATTGCATCTTACGCATTATTAACGCACATGATCGCTCAAGAGTGTGGCTTAGAAGTGGGTGATTTCGTGTGGACGGGTGGAGATACCCATATTTACTCCAATCACATGGAGCAAGTTGATAAGCAGCTCGCGAGGGACTTTAGACCATTACCCCAATTGAAATTAAATCCAGATGTAAAGTCTTTATTTGATTTCAAATACGAAGATATTGAAATACTAAATTACGATCCACATCCTGGAATTAAGGCCCCTGTAGCCGTATAA
- a CDS encoding Acyltransferase has protein sequence MKSIFAFFFDLSGWKLVGSMPDSVKKGVIAVCPHNSWKDFLVGIGARAKMNRKIGFIGKEELFKGPFGFIFKSLGGTPAVRTSNNNMVGDYVTAIKNAENMLFALAPEGTRKDVSKLRTGFYFMADGGGIPIIRIGFDFATKSVIIAEPFLTNGDFEADMKKYFVPFFSKMKDPKSWVDNYSKGIF, from the coding sequence ATGAAAAGTATATTCGCATTCTTCTTCGACCTGTCTGGCTGGAAACTAGTTGGTAGCATGCCTGACTCTGTGAAGAAAGGAGTAATTGCTGTATGCCCTCATAATTCGTGGAAAGACTTTTTGGTAGGAATTGGTGCTAGAGCCAAAATGAATCGTAAAATTGGTTTTATTGGTAAGGAGGAATTATTCAAGGGGCCATTTGGGTTTATTTTTAAATCATTGGGTGGTACGCCTGCCGTACGAACGAGTAACAACAACATGGTCGGAGATTATGTAACGGCAATTAAAAATGCTGAAAACATGCTATTCGCACTTGCTCCCGAGGGAACAAGGAAAGATGTTTCAAAGCTAAGAACAGGATTTTACTTCATGGCTGATGGCGGAGGTATACCTATCATTCGTATTGGTTTTGACTTTGCTACTAAGTCTGTAATTATTGCAGAACCGTTTTTAACAAATGGTGACTTTGAGGCAGATATGAAAAAATATTTTGTACCATTTTTTAGCAAAATGAAAGACCCAAAATCATGGGTTGATAATTATTCCAAAGGTATTTTTTAA